The region CTGGGGTTGGCCTTGATGCGGTGGTAGAGCGCGTTCACAAAGGTGTTGGGCTTGCCAACACCAAGCGGAATGCCAAGCACAATGTCGCCGGGGGTTGTATCCAGCACGTGGTCTACGCAGGCATCTATGGAATCAATCATCAAAGGGGTTTGCATGGTGTCTCTATCTACTTGGTTGGCATCTGATTAGCTTAGATCAGGTTACCTCGATCATGCCAGCTTGAGATCGGGAAGGTGCTCAGAAAGTGACACTATTGGGACAAACTTGGGCCTTGACGAAGACCTGACCGCCAAATTCACCCCCTGCCATCCATTCACCGCAACACAGGCCAGCATACCGGTGCGGATGCCATTGAGCAGCTTGAAAACTCCAGCCCGGGTTATTTCAAAGTGTTATAGCTAAGAGTCGGAAATCGCTCTTGCGCTCAGCTCGATTTGACTGCACATTAATAAGAAAGCGAACCTTCCCACCACCTTGGAGACAACCCATGAACAAAAGACTATTCATTCATGCCGTAGCCCTTGCTGCAGCATCGTTGGCCGCTAGCAATTCAATAGCTCAAAACAACACCTTCAAAATTGGCCTGATTTTGCCCATGACCGGGCAGCAGGCCAGCACCGGCCGCCAGATTGAAGCCGCCGCCAAACTTTATATGGCGCAAAACGGCGACACGGTCGCAGGCAAAAAGGTGGAATTGATCGTCAAGGACGACACCAGCATTCCCGATGTCACCAAACGCCTGGCGCAGGAGTTGATCGTGAGTGACAAGGTGAATGTACTGGCAGGTTTTGGCATTACCCCCTCCGCATTGGCCACGGCCCCATTGGCCACCAAATCCAAAACACCCATGGTGGTCATGGCTGCGGCCACCTCCAGCATCACTCAGGCTTCACCCTATGTGGTGCGTACCAGCTTCACACTGGCACAGGCTGCGGTGGCTATGGGGGACTGGGCTCCCAAAAACGGCATCAAGAAAGTGGTAACGCTGGTCAGCGACTACGGTCCCGGCATTGATGCTGAAAAGTACTTCAAAGAGCGTTTTGTCTTCAACGGTGGGCAAGTGTCCGAGTCTTTGCGTGTGCCTTTGCGCGGCCCGGACTTTGCACCATTCCTGCAAAAAGTACGTGATATCAAACCCGATGCGCTGTTTGTTTTTGTGCCCTCTGGCGCAGGCGCTGCGGTCATGAAGCAGTTTCTTGAACGTGGCATGGACAAGGCTGGCATCAAGCTGATTGGCACGGGCGACATCACCGATGATGACCAACTCAATGACATGGGTGACGGCGCGCTGGGTGTGGTGACCTCACACCACTATTCAACGGCCCACCCATCTGCCGTGAACAAGAAGTTTGTTGATGCCTTTGCCAAAGCCAACCCCAGCCTGCGCCCCAACTTCATGGCCGTAGGTGGTTATGACGGCATGCGCGTGATATACGAAGCGCTCAAAGCCACCAAAGGCCAAGGCGGTGGGGATGCCTTGCTGGCAGCCATGAAGGGCCAGATTTTTGAGAGCCCACGCGGCCCGATGTTCATCGACGCACAAACCCGTGACGTGGTGCACAACATCTACCTGCGCAAAGTTGAAAAGAAAGACGGCCAGCTCTACAACGTGGAATTTGACGTGATCAAAGACGTGAAAGACCCGGGTAAGGCCAAGTAAGCGACACAGAAGTCTGGTCACCCTTGTTGCAAGACCTTTCTTGGATGGGGTGATTGGACGCAGCGACTGTTGCAGTTGGGGGCGGCGACTGGGCAATACGCATGCGGTTTCGAGGTGAAATCACGCGGGAGCCGTTGCGGGTGAATGCAAGTTTGCCTCCGCGCCCTTCACCCCGAAGCCCGTTCGTATTACCCAATCACAGCCTCCAACCGATACGCTTGCCGTTTATTGTTACGTTGTTTTTTTATATTCACTCACGCAACCTCTCATGCTGACTATCCTCTTTGATGGCATCGCCTACGGCATGCTGTTGTTCATTCTGGCTGTAGGGCTGGCCGTGACCATGGGCTTGATGAACTTCATCAACCTGGCACACGGTGCCTTTGCCATGGTGGGTGGCTACATCACCGTGCTGCTGATGCAGCAATTTGACGTGCCGTTTTTGTTGTGCCTGCCGCTGGCCTTTCTGGGTTCGGCGCTGTTGGGCGCGGTGCTGGAGCGCACGCTCTACCGCCCGCTGTACCACAAACCCCACCTGGACCAGGTGCTGTTTTCCATTGGCCTGACCTTCATGGCGGTAGCCAGTGCCGATTACTTCATTGGCTCTGGTCAGCAAATCGTCCAGTTGCCTGAATGGCTCAAGGGACGCACTGAGTTGGGTGATGGGGCCTGGATGCTGGGCATGGGGCATTACCGGCTGTTCATCATTGCCGTGTGTGCGGCACTCACCGTGGCGCTGCAATACGTACTGACCAAAACCCGATTCGGCAGCCGCCTGCGTGCCTCGGTAGACGACCAGCGCGTGGCTGCCGGCATGGGCATCAACGTCAACGTGGTGTTTTTGACCACCTTTGCCGTGGGCTCCGGTCTGGCTGGGCTGGGAGGAGCACTGGGTGCAGAAGTGCTGGGGCTGGACCCGAGCTTTCCGCTGAAATTCATGATTTACTTTTTGATCGTGGTCGCCGTGGGCGGCACCTCCAGCATCACCGGCCCGCTGCTGGCCGCACTGTTGCTGGGCGTTGCCGACGTGGCAGGCAAGTACTACATCCCCAAACTGGGCGGCTTCATTGTGTACAGCCTGATGATTGCCATTTTGATCTGGCGACCACAAGGCCTGTTTGTGCGCAAAGGGGGTAAATAATGAGCAATACACAAAACCT is a window of Rhodoferax lithotrophicus DNA encoding:
- a CDS encoding branched-chain amino acid ABC transporter permease, which translates into the protein MLTILFDGIAYGMLLFILAVGLAVTMGLMNFINLAHGAFAMVGGYITVLLMQQFDVPFLLCLPLAFLGSALLGAVLERTLYRPLYHKPHLDQVLFSIGLTFMAVASADYFIGSGQQIVQLPEWLKGRTELGDGAWMLGMGHYRLFIIAVCAALTVALQYVLTKTRFGSRLRASVDDQRVAAGMGINVNVVFLTTFAVGSGLAGLGGALGAEVLGLDPSFPLKFMIYFLIVVAVGGTSSITGPLLAALLLGVADVAGKYYIPKLGGFIVYSLMIAILIWRPQGLFVRKGGK
- a CDS encoding ABC transporter substrate-binding protein — translated: MNKRLFIHAVALAAASLAASNSIAQNNTFKIGLILPMTGQQASTGRQIEAAAKLYMAQNGDTVAGKKVELIVKDDTSIPDVTKRLAQELIVSDKVNVLAGFGITPSALATAPLATKSKTPMVVMAAATSSITQASPYVVRTSFTLAQAAVAMGDWAPKNGIKKVVTLVSDYGPGIDAEKYFKERFVFNGGQVSESLRVPLRGPDFAPFLQKVRDIKPDALFVFVPSGAGAAVMKQFLERGMDKAGIKLIGTGDITDDDQLNDMGDGALGVVTSHHYSTAHPSAVNKKFVDAFAKANPSLRPNFMAVGGYDGMRVIYEALKATKGQGGGDALLAAMKGQIFESPRGPMFIDAQTRDVVHNIYLRKVEKKDGQLYNVEFDVIKDVKDPGKAK